One genomic window of Gallaecimonas sp. GXIMD4217 includes the following:
- the surA gene encoding peptidylprolyl isomerase SurA, translated as MKMKNLMNALLLGSALTMTGVQAEPVLLDKVAAVVDRGVILESDVRELLNNIKRSAEQAKQPLPSESVLRTQALDRLIMEQLQLQMAQRIGLKISDAQLDQTVRNIAADQGLTLEQLKRAIEKDGGNYARYRENVRTELTLGEVRRIAVGRRIQISPQEVEAMVAQLNEQGAENLEYRLGHILIQLPSGADSKALNETRERAEKVLKRLEDGEDFARLAILSSSGAKALEGGDLGWVNANEVPTLFADALKGAKQGQIIGPLRSGAGFHIVKVSDMRGLETVEVQEINARHILIKPSIIVSDDKARETLEELAGQIKSGEMSFEEAAREHSEDPGSARKGGELGWSDPNIYVPAFRDALARLQPGEYAAPFRSVHGWHLVQLIDRRTTDATDKATQDRAYRLLFNRKFNEEAMAWLRELRNQAYIDLLEDDA; from the coding sequence ATGAAAATGAAGAATCTGATGAATGCCCTGCTGCTGGGCAGCGCCCTGACCATGACCGGCGTCCAGGCCGAACCTGTCCTGCTGGACAAGGTCGCCGCCGTGGTCGACCGGGGCGTGATCCTGGAGTCCGATGTCCGGGAACTGCTGAACAACATCAAGCGCAGTGCCGAGCAGGCCAAGCAGCCGCTGCCCTCCGAGAGCGTGCTGCGCACCCAGGCCCTGGACCGGCTGATCATGGAACAGCTGCAGCTGCAGATGGCCCAGCGTATCGGCCTGAAGATATCCGATGCCCAGCTGGACCAGACGGTACGCAACATCGCCGCCGACCAGGGCCTGACCCTGGAGCAGCTCAAGCGCGCCATCGAGAAGGACGGCGGCAACTATGCCCGCTACCGCGAGAACGTCCGTACCGAGCTGACCCTGGGTGAGGTGCGCCGCATCGCCGTCGGTCGTCGCATCCAGATCTCCCCCCAGGAGGTCGAGGCCATGGTCGCCCAGCTCAACGAGCAGGGCGCCGAGAACCTGGAATACCGCCTTGGCCACATCCTGATCCAGCTGCCCTCAGGTGCCGACTCCAAGGCCCTCAACGAGACCCGGGAGCGGGCCGAGAAGGTGCTGAAGCGCCTTGAGGACGGCGAGGACTTCGCCCGCCTGGCCATCCTGTCTTCCAGCGGCGCCAAGGCCCTGGAAGGGGGCGACCTGGGCTGGGTCAACGCCAACGAGGTGCCGACCCTGTTCGCCGACGCCCTCAAGGGCGCCAAGCAGGGCCAGATCATTGGGCCGCTGCGTTCCGGCGCCGGCTTCCATATCGTCAAGGTCAGCGACATGCGCGGCCTGGAAACGGTCGAGGTACAGGAGATCAACGCCCGCCACATCCTGATCAAGCCCTCCATCATCGTCAGCGACGATAAGGCCAGGGAGACCCTGGAAGAGCTGGCCGGGCAGATCAAGAGCGGCGAGATGAGCTTCGAGGAGGCCGCCAGGGAGCATTCCGAAGATCCGGGCTCGGCCCGCAAGGGCGGCGAGCTGGGCTGGTCCGATCCCAACATCTATGTGCCCGCCTTCAGGGACGCCCTGGCCAGGCTGCAGCCGGGCGAATACGCCGCCCCCTTCCGCTCCGTGCACGGCTGGCACCTGGTGCAGCTGATCGACCGCCGCACCACGGATGCCACCGACAAGGCCACCCAGGACAGGGCCTACCGCTTGCTGTTCAACCGCAAGTTCAACGAAGAGGCCATGGCCTGGTTGAGGGAGCTGCGTAACCAGGCCTATATCGACCTGCTGGAAGACGACGCCTGA
- the lptD gene encoding LPS assembly protein LptD, producing MSENQMGKSASKVRRLLVFSTVAAAVGQALAAEPQCPQTTAPTVARNADLSQAPIQASAERADIQGRESAVLEGNVEIRQGNRLLKADKAELDNVRGSLKAHGQVSFEDGRLKVSSQGLEADTRSNKAEIKEARYQMQGQLGHGAAKRLSLSEQQGFVLEGGSFTTCPAEDMAWELRASEIKVEPDQGWGSARGAQFRIYDVPVFYVPYMTFPVTDQRKSGLLYPTLGSSDKSGLEYAQPVYWNIAPNLDLTFTPRYMSKRGLQLNNEFRYLFGSDAGELTLEYLDSDSEYVGEDKQRYLASWQHSGRVGEQWRYHADVTTLSDDAYFVDLDSPKGSATDTQITRSGQVAYFSDNWQFSAQVRDFEVLGDFVEPYRQVPQLSLGYRQPDFWQGLHFDFYSEAVAFDNKDASRPTANRVHLEPGISLPLVTTAGSLTTELKLYQTFYDQDDPNGQLADSVSRTLPQLRVHGQLNFERDFAWDQRAYSQTLEPQLQYLFIPKDNQDDIGLYDTTLLREDYHGLFRPRRFSGLDRITDANQITLGVTSRILDSKQRERLRASLGQIIYLKQADVGLTQDSGQVERSRSALAGELDLRIDRNWGLSSALLYDTDINSTRRGNFTLDYRVSDNRLLQFTHRYVKDISDDESIDQAGLRAAWQLDNQWQLFASHFEDLRLHRTAETYAGVQYDACCFALRLTASRRLNPILSAEPEFAGQSTYDTGFSLQVIIKGMGGNPTTGEQLLSKGVFSYREPYYLSN from the coding sequence ATGAGTGAGAATCAGATGGGAAAAAGCGCCTCCAAGGTCCGCCGGCTGCTGGTCTTCTCGACCGTGGCAGCGGCCGTAGGCCAGGCCCTTGCCGCTGAGCCCCAGTGTCCCCAGACAACAGCCCCTACGGTCGCCAGGAATGCCGACCTGAGCCAGGCGCCGATCCAGGCCTCGGCCGAGCGTGCCGACATCCAGGGGCGGGAAAGCGCCGTTCTGGAAGGGAACGTGGAGATCCGCCAGGGCAACCGCCTGCTCAAGGCCGACAAGGCCGAACTGGACAATGTCCGGGGCTCCCTCAAGGCCCATGGCCAGGTCAGTTTCGAAGACGGCCGCCTCAAGGTCAGCAGCCAGGGCCTGGAAGCCGATACCCGCAGCAACAAGGCCGAGATAAAGGAAGCCCGCTACCAGATGCAGGGCCAGCTGGGCCATGGCGCCGCCAAGCGGCTGAGCCTGAGCGAACAGCAGGGCTTCGTCCTCGAGGGCGGCAGCTTTACCACCTGCCCGGCCGAGGACATGGCCTGGGAGCTGCGCGCCAGCGAGATCAAGGTCGAGCCGGACCAGGGCTGGGGCTCCGCCAGGGGCGCCCAGTTCCGCATCTATGACGTGCCGGTCTTCTATGTGCCCTACATGACCTTCCCGGTCACGGACCAGCGCAAATCCGGCCTGCTCTACCCGACCCTGGGCTCCAGCGACAAGAGCGGCCTGGAATACGCCCAGCCCGTCTACTGGAACATCGCTCCCAACCTGGATCTGACCTTCACCCCCAGGTACATGAGCAAGCGCGGCCTGCAGCTCAACAACGAATTCCGCTACCTGTTCGGCAGCGATGCCGGCGAGCTGACCCTGGAATACCTGGACAGCGACAGCGAATACGTCGGCGAGGACAAGCAGCGCTACCTGGCCAGCTGGCAGCACAGCGGCCGGGTCGGCGAACAGTGGCGCTACCATGCCGACGTCACCACCCTCAGCGACGACGCCTACTTCGTCGATCTGGATTCCCCCAAGGGCTCCGCCACCGACACCCAGATCACCCGCAGCGGCCAGGTGGCCTACTTTTCGGATAACTGGCAGTTCAGCGCCCAGGTGCGCGACTTCGAGGTGCTGGGCGATTTCGTCGAGCCCTACCGCCAGGTACCCCAGCTGAGCCTGGGCTACCGGCAACCGGATTTCTGGCAGGGCCTGCACTTCGACTTCTACAGCGAAGCCGTGGCCTTCGACAACAAGGACGCCAGCAGGCCCACCGCCAACCGGGTGCACCTGGAGCCCGGCATCAGCCTGCCCCTGGTGACCACGGCCGGCTCCCTGACCACAGAGTTGAAGCTGTACCAGACCTTCTACGACCAGGACGACCCCAATGGCCAGCTGGCCGACTCGGTGTCACGGACCCTGCCGCAGCTGCGCGTCCATGGCCAGCTCAACTTCGAGCGCGACTTCGCATGGGACCAGCGGGCCTACAGCCAGACCCTGGAGCCCCAGCTCCAGTACCTGTTCATTCCCAAGGACAACCAGGACGATATCGGCCTCTACGACACCACCCTGCTGCGGGAGGATTACCACGGCCTGTTCCGCCCCAGGCGCTTCTCGGGCCTGGACAGGATCACCGATGCCAACCAGATCACCCTGGGCGTCACCAGCCGCATCCTGGACAGCAAGCAGCGGGAAAGGCTCAGGGCCTCCCTGGGCCAGATCATCTACCTCAAGCAGGCCGATGTGGGCCTGACCCAGGACTCGGGCCAGGTGGAGCGTTCCCGCTCGGCCCTGGCCGGCGAACTGGATCTGCGCATCGACCGGAACTGGGGCCTGTCCAGCGCCCTGCTCTACGACACCGACATCAACAGCACCAGGCGTGGGAACTTCACCCTGGACTACAGGGTCAGTGATAACAGGTTGCTGCAGTTCACCCACCGTTACGTGAAGGACATCAGCGACGACGAAAGCATCGACCAGGCCGGCCTGAGAGCCGCCTGGCAACTGGATAACCAATGGCAGCTCTTCGCCTCCCATTTCGAAGATCTGCGCCTGCACCGAACGGCCGAGACCTATGCCGGAGTGCAGTATGACGCCTGCTGTTTCGCCCTGCGTTTGACCGCCAGCCGTCGCCTCAACCCCATACTGTCCGCCGAACCCGAGTTCGCCGGCCAGTCGACCTATGACACCGGCTTCAGCCTGCAGGTCATCATCAAGGGCATGGGCGGCAATCCCACCACTGGCGAGCAATTGTTAAGCAAAGGCGTTTTCAGCTATCGTGAGCCCTATTACCTGAGCAATTGA
- a CDS encoding phosphotransferase: protein MTQTHFQALGSWIQGHLQLPTLAWQPLSGDAGGRSYFRLLNAPEPLLAVHCSNPAKELLDFDRLGLALAGAGVPVPRPLALDAERGFMLIPDYGDRLLSSLTADERLPWYRQAMGLLPKIRAVQAELPRADLAFVTRKRQLFEDWYLARHLGVTVPQTLLQPLFERLYDNFFSQPQVPSHRDYHGRNLLCHGDELVVIDFQDLLLAPLTYDAASLLRDSYVSLSTAEEQALIAQAFAEQAFTDDEALFKRWLDLTAMLRQLKILGIFCRLHYQDGKSRYLDSLAPTRDKLLETARRYPEFADFADWLEANA from the coding sequence ATGACACAGACGCATTTTCAGGCCCTGGGTTCCTGGATCCAGGGACATTTGCAACTCCCAACCCTGGCATGGCAGCCGCTGTCCGGCGATGCCGGTGGTCGCAGCTACTTCCGCCTGCTGAATGCCCCAGAGCCCTTGCTGGCGGTGCATTGCAGCAATCCGGCCAAGGAACTGCTCGACTTTGACCGCCTTGGCCTGGCCCTGGCCGGGGCCGGCGTGCCGGTGCCAAGGCCCCTGGCCCTGGATGCAGAGCGCGGCTTCATGCTCATTCCCGACTATGGCGACCGCCTGCTCAGCTCACTGACCGCCGACGAACGGCTGCCCTGGTACCGCCAGGCCATGGGGCTGCTGCCGAAGATCCGTGCCGTGCAGGCCGAGCTGCCCAGGGCGGATCTGGCCTTCGTGACGCGCAAGCGCCAGCTGTTCGAGGACTGGTACCTGGCGCGCCACCTCGGAGTCACCGTTCCACAAACCCTGCTGCAGCCGCTGTTCGAGCGCCTCTACGACAATTTCTTCTCCCAGCCCCAGGTGCCCAGCCACAGGGATTACCATGGCCGCAACCTGCTCTGCCACGGTGACGAGCTGGTGGTCATCGATTTCCAGGACCTGCTGCTGGCGCCCCTGACCTATGACGCCGCCTCCCTGCTCAGGGACAGCTATGTCAGCCTGAGCACGGCCGAGGAGCAGGCCCTCATCGCCCAGGCCTTTGCCGAGCAGGCCTTCACCGACGATGAGGCGCTGTTCAAGCGCTGGCTGGATCTGACCGCCATGCTCAGGCAGCTGAAGATCCTCGGTATCTTCTGCCGTCTTCATTACCAGGACGGCAAGTCACGCTACCTGGACAGCCTGGCACCGACCCGGGACAAGCTGCTCGAAACGGCCCGCCGCTACCCGGAATTTGCCGACTTCGCCGACTGGCTGGAGGCCAATGCATGA
- the murU gene encoding N-acetylmuramate alpha-1-phosphate uridylyltransferase MurU, with translation MKAMILAAGRGERMRPLTDHTPKPLLEAGGRPLIQYHLQRLAAAGVREVVINTAWLGEQLPAVLGDGSRFGVSIHYSHEGQALETAGGIRRALPLLGEGDFLLVNGDIYCDLPLERLLAAPSGTLVLVDNPDHNPGGDFALADGRIAEAGRRLTYAGLARLPLAWFANLPQGHGALGPLLRQWAKAGRLHGLHHQGYWLDVGTPQRLAALDRQLRGQA, from the coding sequence ATGAAGGCCATGATCCTGGCCGCCGGCCGTGGCGAGCGCATGCGGCCACTGACCGACCACACCCCAAAACCCCTGCTCGAGGCCGGCGGCCGGCCGCTGATCCAGTATCACCTTCAGCGCCTGGCCGCAGCCGGTGTCCGCGAGGTGGTCATCAACACCGCCTGGCTGGGCGAGCAGTTGCCCGCTGTGCTGGGTGACGGCAGCCGCTTCGGGGTGAGCATCCATTACTCCCACGAGGGCCAGGCCCTGGAAACCGCCGGCGGCATCCGCAGGGCGTTGCCGCTGCTGGGAGAGGGCGACTTCCTGCTGGTCAACGGCGACATCTATTGCGATCTGCCCCTGGAGCGGCTGCTGGCGGCGCCGTCCGGCACCCTGGTGCTGGTAGACAACCCGGACCATAACCCGGGTGGCGATTTCGCCCTTGCCGACGGCCGCATTGCCGAGGCGGGCCGGCGCCTGACCTATGCCGGCCTGGCCCGGCTGCCCCTGGCCTGGTTTGCCAACCTGCCCCAGGGCCACGGCGCCCTGGGGCCGCTGCTCAGGCAGTGGGCCAAGGCGGGCCGGCTGCACGGCCTGCATCACCAGGGCTATTGGCTGGATGTGGGCACGCCACAGCGCCTGGCGGCCCTGGACCGCCAGCTGCGAGGGCAAGCATGA
- the djlA gene encoding co-chaperone DjlA, protein MNWWGRLLGLLIGLAFARVPGALLGFLAGWWFDKALRRDFQGGGFGRYWHRLDEVGRQQLFFHTTFAVMGHLAKAKGQVVEAEIQAATALMDRLKLSGKAREAAKAAFREGKLAGFPLDAAVLSLREQLGRQRDLQRLFIEIQLQVALADGQLHPAEWDVLERIAKGLGLGSKLLKVLIREAQAGRHFKREPRESRVAKLNDAYQILGLETGAEWTAVRRAYRKAMAEHHPDKLVAKGLPPEMQVLAKERAQAIQAAYQLIKQSQR, encoded by the coding sequence ATGAACTGGTGGGGCAGGTTGCTTGGCCTGTTGATCGGCCTGGCCTTCGCCAGGGTGCCGGGGGCGCTGCTGGGCTTCCTGGCCGGCTGGTGGTTCGACAAGGCCCTGAGGCGGGATTTCCAGGGCGGCGGCTTCGGCCGCTACTGGCACAGGCTCGACGAGGTGGGGCGCCAGCAGCTGTTCTTCCACACCACCTTCGCGGTCATGGGTCATCTGGCCAAGGCCAAGGGCCAGGTGGTGGAGGCGGAGATCCAGGCCGCCACGGCCCTGATGGACAGGCTGAAGCTCTCCGGCAAGGCCAGGGAGGCGGCCAAGGCCGCCTTCCGGGAGGGCAAGCTGGCCGGCTTCCCCCTGGACGCGGCCGTGCTCAGCCTGCGCGAACAGCTGGGCAGGCAACGGGATCTGCAGCGGCTCTTTATCGAGATCCAGCTGCAGGTGGCCCTGGCCGACGGCCAGCTGCACCCGGCCGAATGGGACGTGCTGGAACGCATCGCCAAGGGGCTGGGGCTGGGCAGCAAGCTGCTCAAGGTGCTGATCCGTGAGGCCCAGGCCGGCCGCCATTTCAAGCGGGAACCCCGCGAATCCCGGGTGGCCAAGCTCAACGACGCCTACCAGATCCTCGGTCTGGAAACCGGTGCCGAGTGGACGGCGGTCCGCCGCGCCTACCGCAAGGCCATGGCCGAACACCATCCCGACAAGCTGGTGGCCAAGGGGCTGCCGCCCGAGATGCAGGTGCTGGCCAAGGAGCGGGCCCAGGCCATCCAGGCCGCCTACCAGCTCATCAAGCAAAGCCAGCGCTAA
- the rapA gene encoding RNA polymerase-associated protein RapA, translated as MPFALGQRWIADAESDLGLGTLVALDARTVSLLFPACGENRVYTRQDAPITRVRFNPGDRVTSHEDWQLTVEEIEEQDGLVSYVGIREDTQERLSLRETFLSHVISINKPQDRLFAGQVDRNDWFTLRYQTLEQQSRLSQSPLRGLVGQRADLIPHQLHIANEVGRRMNPRVLLADEVGLGKTVEAGMIIHQQLLAGRASRVLLLVPDSLMHQWLVEMLRRFNLRFALFDEERLQEASLDVDNPFDTEQLVLISLDLIAKRKQRFEQVLEADWDMLVVDEAHHLAWHPDKPSREYQVVEALAEEVPSVLLLTATPDQLGHESHFARLRLLDPERFHDYESFKAEEQDYRQLAEAAARILAGEALTDEDKTIIAAQGDDLAELAGQLDDPACRDQLVAALIDRHGTSRVLLRNTRAAVPGFPGRALHEVPLAMPEAYGTAIKVSRMMAGRKGTEEQARELLYPERIYQDFEGSEEASWCQHDPRALWLLDFLAGHRDEKVVLICAQASQALALAEFLRSREAVNTAVFHEGMSIVERDRAAAYFADSEDGAQILLCSEIGSEGRNFQFARHLVLFDLPLNPDLLEQRIGRLDRIGQKFEVAIHVPHFQDSAQAMLLAWYHQGLNAFESTCPAGSQLFDEFGERLLACLASQEQADLAELTAETAQRRQALEADLESGRDRLLELASGGRGRGESLVQAIAEQDFSHHLPTYLLQLLDVFGVDQEDLDDETLLLRPSEHMLSPLPGLEEDGQLATFGRERALSRDDIQFLSWDHPLVTGTMEAVLSGDMGNAAVALLKNKALPAGTLFVELVYISEHQAPKHLQLDRFLPPTPIRLLLDKNGKDLSANVPFDQFNRQLTPLKRHTAAKLASASQAAVHGLISQAESGLAGRQAELIARARETAGQVLDGDLARLEALKAVNASIRDDELEELRAHKSAILTQIDRAQLKLDMVRLIVVVNE; from the coding sequence ATGCCATTTGCCCTTGGTCAGCGCTGGATAGCCGATGCCGAATCCGATCTGGGTCTCGGCACCCTGGTGGCGCTGGATGCCAGAACCGTGTCCCTGTTGTTTCCCGCCTGCGGTGAAAACCGCGTCTATACCCGCCAGGATGCGCCCATCACCCGAGTGCGTTTCAATCCCGGCGACAGGGTGACCAGCCACGAGGACTGGCAACTGACCGTGGAAGAGATCGAGGAGCAGGATGGCCTGGTCAGCTACGTCGGCATTCGCGAAGACACCCAGGAAAGGCTCAGCCTCAGGGAAACCTTCCTGTCCCACGTCATCAGCATCAACAAGCCCCAGGATCGCCTCTTTGCCGGCCAGGTAGACCGCAACGACTGGTTCACCCTGCGCTACCAGACCCTGGAACAGCAGAGCAGGCTGAGCCAGAGCCCGTTGCGGGGACTGGTCGGCCAGCGCGCCGATCTGATCCCCCATCAGCTGCACATCGCCAACGAGGTGGGCCGGCGCATGAATCCGCGGGTGCTGCTGGCCGATGAAGTGGGCCTGGGCAAGACGGTGGAAGCGGGCATGATCATTCACCAGCAGCTGCTGGCCGGCCGTGCCAGCCGCGTGCTGCTGCTGGTGCCGGACAGCCTGATGCACCAATGGCTGGTGGAAATGCTGCGCCGCTTCAACCTGCGCTTCGCACTGTTCGACGAGGAACGCCTCCAGGAAGCCAGCCTGGACGTGGACAACCCCTTCGACACCGAACAGCTGGTGCTGATCAGCCTGGATCTCATCGCCAAGCGCAAGCAGCGTTTCGAGCAGGTGCTGGAAGCGGACTGGGACATGCTGGTGGTCGACGAGGCCCACCACCTGGCGTGGCACCCGGACAAACCCAGCCGCGAATACCAGGTGGTGGAGGCCCTGGCCGAAGAGGTGCCCTCTGTGCTGCTGCTGACCGCCACCCCGGATCAGCTGGGCCACGAGAGCCACTTTGCCCGCCTGCGCCTGCTGGATCCGGAGCGCTTCCACGACTACGAGAGCTTCAAGGCCGAGGAGCAGGACTACCGCCAGCTGGCCGAGGCCGCGGCCCGCATCCTGGCCGGCGAGGCCCTGACCGACGAGGACAAAACCATCATCGCCGCCCAGGGCGATGATCTGGCCGAACTGGCCGGGCAGCTGGACGATCCGGCCTGCCGCGACCAACTGGTGGCGGCCCTGATCGACCGCCACGGCACCAGCCGGGTGCTGCTGCGCAACACCAGGGCGGCCGTACCCGGCTTCCCGGGCCGCGCCCTGCACGAGGTGCCCCTGGCCATGCCCGAGGCCTACGGCACCGCCATCAAGGTGTCGCGGATGATGGCCGGCCGCAAGGGCACCGAGGAGCAGGCCAGGGAACTGCTCTACCCGGAGCGCATCTATCAGGACTTCGAAGGCAGTGAAGAGGCCTCCTGGTGCCAGCACGATCCCCGCGCCCTGTGGCTGCTGGACTTCCTGGCCGGACACAGGGACGAAAAGGTGGTGCTGATCTGCGCCCAGGCCAGCCAGGCCCTGGCCCTGGCCGAGTTCCTGCGCAGCCGCGAGGCCGTCAACACCGCCGTCTTCCACGAGGGCATGAGCATAGTGGAGAGGGACAGGGCCGCTGCCTACTTCGCCGACAGCGAAGACGGCGCCCAGATCCTGCTCTGCTCCGAGATCGGTTCCGAAGGCCGCAACTTCCAGTTCGCCCGCCATCTGGTGCTGTTCGACCTGCCCCTGAACCCGGATCTGCTGGAGCAGCGCATCGGCCGCCTGGACCGCATCGGCCAGAAGTTCGAGGTGGCCATCCATGTGCCTCACTTCCAGGACTCCGCCCAGGCCATGCTGCTGGCCTGGTACCACCAGGGCCTGAACGCCTTCGAAAGCACCTGCCCCGCCGGCAGCCAGCTGTTCGACGAATTCGGCGAGCGCCTGCTGGCCTGCCTGGCCAGCCAGGAACAGGCCGACCTGGCCGAACTGACCGCCGAGACCGCCCAGCGCCGGCAGGCCCTGGAGGCGGACCTGGAATCCGGCCGCGACCGCCTGCTGGAGCTGGCCTCCGGTGGCCGTGGCCGTGGCGAGTCCCTGGTCCAGGCCATCGCCGAGCAGGACTTCAGCCACCACCTGCCCACCTACCTGCTGCAGCTGCTGGACGTGTTCGGCGTCGACCAGGAAGACCTGGACGATGAAACCCTGCTGCTGAGGCCTTCGGAGCACATGCTCAGCCCCCTGCCGGGCCTGGAGGAAGACGGCCAGCTGGCCACCTTTGGCCGCGAGCGGGCCCTGAGCAGGGACGACATCCAGTTCCTGAGCTGGGATCACCCCCTGGTCACCGGCACCATGGAAGCGGTGCTGTCCGGCGACATGGGCAATGCCGCCGTGGCCCTGCTGAAGAACAAGGCCCTGCCCGCCGGCACCCTGTTCGTGGAGCTGGTCTACATCAGCGAACACCAGGCGCCCAAGCACCTGCAGCTGGACCGCTTCCTGCCGCCGACCCCCATCCGCCTGCTGCTGGACAAGAATGGCAAGGATCTGTCCGCCAATGTGCCCTTCGATCAGTTCAACCGCCAGCTGACGCCCCTCAAGCGCCATACCGCCGCCAAGCTGGCCTCCGCCTCCCAGGCCGCCGTCCATGGCCTGATCAGCCAGGCCGAATCCGGGCTGGCCGGGCGCCAGGCCGAGCTGATCGCCCGGGCCAGGGAGACCGCCGGCCAGGTGCTGGACGGTGATCTGGCCCGCCTGGAGGCCCTCAAGGCCGTCAACGCCAGCATCCGCGACGACGAGCTGGAGGAGCTCAGGGCCCACAAGAGCGCCATCCTGACCCAGATCGACCGCGCCCAGCTGAAGCTGGACATGGTCCGGTTGATCGTGGTGGTCAACGAGTAA